From a single Pigmentibacter ruber genomic region:
- a CDS encoding peptide deformylase has product MTLYKVLHYPHVLLRKKATPVEKFTDQLRDFLKHFINTMYEFDGGGLAAPQIGVSKRIFVVDFKPAFESDKFEFKKESFRVFDSNNKEIEAKFPMVFINPTLVEMSEPIKVNWEGCLSFPNAESFNTDRFLNVEIHAQNEFGEKFSVKSSHLYASVCFQHEYDHLDGIMLVDRWNKNAFSEADVIADIKDFENDPAERKRMKKLKVTEASKIKFDFL; this is encoded by the coding sequence ATGACACTTTATAAAGTATTACATTATCCGCATGTTCTTTTACGAAAAAAAGCAACGCCTGTGGAAAAATTTACAGACCAATTAAGAGATTTTTTAAAACACTTTATCAATACTATGTATGAATTTGATGGAGGCGGATTAGCGGCACCTCAAATTGGTGTTTCAAAGCGAATTTTTGTAGTAGATTTTAAGCCCGCATTTGAAAGTGATAAATTTGAATTTAAAAAAGAATCGTTCAGAGTTTTTGATAGTAACAATAAAGAAATAGAAGCTAAGTTCCCAATGGTTTTTATAAACCCAACTTTGGTTGAAATGTCTGAACCTATTAAAGTAAACTGGGAAGGATGTTTATCGTTTCCAAATGCTGAATCTTTCAATACAGATAGATTTTTAAATGTTGAAATTCATGCGCAAAATGAATTTGGCGAAAAATTTTCTGTGAAGTCTTCGCATTTATATGCAAGCGTTTGTTTTCAACATGAATATGATCACTTAGATGGGATTATGTTAGTAGATAGATGGAATAAAAATGCTTTTTCTGAAGCAGATGTCATAGCTGATATTAAAGATTTTGAAAATGATCCCGCAGAAAGAAAAAGAATGAAAAAATTAAAAGTAACTGAAGCTAGTAAAATAAAGTTTGATTTTCTCTAA